The following proteins come from a genomic window of Sorex araneus isolate mSorAra2 chromosome 1, mSorAra2.pri, whole genome shotgun sequence:
- the DHFR gene encoding dihydrofolate reductase isoform X6, whose amino-acid sequence MVWIVGGSSVYQEVMNKPGHLRLFVTRIMQEFECDTFFPEIDLEKYKLLTDSPSHLRQHAAQHARHGTLLMIPDGTLHVIPDGHHWLVLQDSDRVASAGHRETAAAATASLPDLARPSCSTIGHTARAAVHAVAHPLCGAVSQPPGTWCSTWYRPSSIGSCYASCSTTSGRTPSTSRRST is encoded by the exons ATGGTTTGGATAGTGGGAGGCAGCTCTGTGTATCAG gaAGTTATGAACAAGCCGGGCCATTTGAGACTGTTTGTGACAAGAATCATGCAGGAATTTGAATGTGACACATTTTTTCCAGAAATTGATTTGGAGAAATATAAACTTCTTACTGA ctcaccatctcaccttagacaacacgcggctcagcacgccaggcatggaactctactcATGATCCCtgatggaactctacacgtgattcctgatggacatcactggctggttttgcaagattcggacagagtGGCGTCggcagggcacagagaaactGCAGCAGCGGCCACAGCATCACTGCCTGACCTGGCCAGGCCGAGTTGTAGCACCATTGGACATACAGCCAGGGCGGCAGTGCACGCAGTAGCTCATCCACTGTGTGGTGCTGTCAGTCAACCACCTGGGACCTGGTGTTCAACCTGGTACAGACCCTCCTCAATAGGGTCCTGCTATGCTAGCTGCTCAACAACttccgggcgcactccatcaacctcaaggaggtcaacctga